From a single Phragmites australis chromosome 7, lpPhrAust1.1, whole genome shotgun sequence genomic region:
- the LOC133924047 gene encoding putative disease resistance protein RGA1, giving the protein MAAAMKLVVGGFLSAVVDGAATKAVACLESNYGMPERAKELLRELETRLTVVKAVSEAADNRLITNTNLVQWLKRLHAAAQEAENALDEFEVEEASITGKRKVSELMVSSLRSLKSLVIPDNGMGRLEHVVRTLAQLCESSATFVELLKMDDSKANQQLAGVVRESSSHLPVDVEVFGRDEVKELILKVIIGSSWHDHAGSDSGTGKIRAARHNILVLPIVGMSGMGKTILAQVIYNHAKVKEHFQHRAWVYVSEHFSFKRTLQEILRSFNGYENMDLDSGDSMEVTITKLRSKLCGNRFFLVLDNVWAEMCQEWSTLLTALSDEARQHGSVLLVTTQSQRVAQIVATICPVYLKALPWESFWPLFQYHAFGGVEVAQKEDNQNMLLIGEEIAKKLDGMPLAAKVIGNLLRCRFSWDNWRRVANSDWWNLGEALQGILPYLRVSYQHLSPKERQCFAFCSIFPRNYLFDKDRLVQMWIAHDFIQSNDVPDGMRLEDVGRQCFDDLLDRSLFQPTFVSNKYVMHDLVHGLAIVISLHQCFLHGERSGGASSSAPENVRHLALQIGSLEQCQELHKYRNLRTLLLFGRFESDATFSLLDGVLGNSPGLRVLDLSYVEAPGKGWPSDARGLRKLRFLDLSFTRIARFKDLPSNLQVLHLRGYDADCLPQSITKLTNLRHLYVDDSALSKIQGIGRLTELQELDSFIVRKGQGFMIRELKNMRELTVRLCIRGIENVRSKEEAMEARLMDKKHLGALVIEGRKVPKFALEGLQPHRNIQELTIKFYQDQVFPHWVLQPDNLANLLHINLESCRLLSTLPTLGHLPMLKLLSLRKLPSVKHIDGTSFGCFPSLQELEFHWVEQLEEWTEPDAAAAAELHAHGSSLFLRCLKKLHLESCPSLRQLPQLPYLSALKELKISKPGSYVLALPTCTQVLEYLTTLKIEYCHHSVVLSAHQFKSLENLELIKCEGVRLADGFQCFGNLRSARVESCPQLLSATAAFVSTGLGQESHEKKQQQEQDANLLTNLRTDDSLMTGDYFRAMGNLPSLHNLLFFDIPNLTHFSEEQELWFQQLTSLECLSIVSCYALQRLPSSLAAIPSIKTLGLFSLHNLHSLPDDALPPTLQELHISHCTGDLNIRVSKDGADWPKVVHVPYIKVDGTVIQNI; this is encoded by the coding sequence ATGGCAGCGGCGATGAAGCTGGTTGTCGGTGGCTTCTTGTCCGCTGTCGTGGACGGTGCAGCCACCAAGGCCGTTGCATGCCTCGAGAGCAACTATGGCATGCCAGAGCGCGCCAAGGAGCTGCTGAGAGAGCTGGAGACCAGGCTCACCGTGGTGAAGGCCGTATCCGAGGCGGCGGACAACCGGCTCATCACCAACACCAACCTGGTCCAGTGGCTGAAGCGCCTGCACGCAGCGGCTCAGGAAGCCGAGAATGCCCTCGACGAATTTGAGGTCGAAGAGGCGAGCATCACAGGCAAGCGCAAGGTGAGCGAGCTCATGGTGTCGTCTCTCAGGTCTCTGAAAAGTTTGGTCATCCCTGATAACGGCATGGGAAGGCTGGAGCATGTGGTGAGAACCCTCGCCCAGCTCTGTGAAAGCTCGGCCACTTTTGTTGAGCTTCTCAAGATGGATGATTCCAAAGCAAACCAGCAGCTGGCAGGAGTTGTTAGAGAGTCTAGCTCTCACCTTCCCGTAGATGTCGAAGTGTTTGGCCGGGATGAGGTCAAGGAGTTGATCCTGAAGGTAATTATTGGATCCTCATGGCATGATCATGCAGGATCCGACAGTGGAACTGGAAAAATAAGAGCAGCTAGGCACAACATTCTTGTTCTCCCAATAGTTGGTATGAGCGGTATGGGGAAGACAATACTTGCCCAAGTCATCTACAATCATGCCAAGGTGAAGGAGCACTTTCAGCACAGAGCTTGGGTCTATGTTTCAGAGCATTTCAGCTTCAAAAGAACTTTGCAAGAGATCCTGCGTTCCTTCAATGGATACGAAAACATGGATTTGGATAGCGGTGATAGCATGGAAGTCACCATTACAAAGCTCCGTAGCAAGCTCTGTGGAAATAGGTTCTTTCTGGTGCTAGACAACGTATGGGCCGAGATGTGCCAGGAATGGAGCACCCTTCTCACTGCATTATCCGACGAGGCACGTCAACATGGCAGTGTTCTCCTCGTCACAACTCAGAGCCAAAGGGTTGCACAAATTGTTGCCACGATATGTCCTGTATATCTGAAAGCGTTGCCATGGGAGAGCTTCTGGCCTCTCTTTCAGTACCATGCATTCGGAGGTGTGGAAGTTGCCCAAAAAGAAGACAACCAAAACATGCTATTGATTGGTGAAGAGATCGCAAAGAAGCTAGATGGAATGCCTTTAGCAGCGAAAGTAATAGGAAACCTGCTGAGATGTAGATTCTCCTGGGATAACTGGAGAAGAGTTGCCAACAGTGACTGGTGGAACTTGGGTGAAGCTTTGCAGGGCATTCTACCCTACCTCAGGGTCAGTTACCAGCACCTGTCACCAAAAGAAAGGCAATGTTTTGCCTTCTGCTCGATATTTCCTAGGAACTACCTGTTCGACAAGGACAGGTTGGTTCAAATGTGGATTGCTCACGATTTCATTCAGAGCAACGACGTCCCAGATGGTATGAGGCTGGAAGATGTTGGGAGGCAGTGTTTCGATGATCTTTTGGACAGGTCCTTGTTCCAACCAACATTTGTCAGCAACAAGTATGTCATGCATGATTTGGTACATGGTTTAGCAATCGTCATTTCTCTGCACCAATGTTTCCTCCATGGAGAAAGATCAGGGGGAGCTTCGTCCTCAGCACCGGAAAATGTTCGTCACTTAGCCCTGCAGATTGGTAGCCTCGAACAATGCCAGGAGCTGCACAAGTACAGAAATCTGCGCACTCTCCTACTATTTGGTCGTTTTGAGAGTGATGCAACTTTTTCCCTCCTTGATGGCGTGCTAGGAAACTCACCAGGTCTCCGTGTGCTGGACTTATCGTATGTCGAAGCTCCAGGGAAGGGATGGCCTAGTGATGCTAGGGGGCTGAGGAAACTGCGATTCCTTGATCTTTCATTTACAAGGATTGCAAGGTTTAAGGATCTCCCCAGCAATCTCCAAGTTTTGCATCTTCGCGGATATGACGCTGACTGCTTGCCACAAAGCATTACCAAACTGACCAACCTGAGGCATCTTTACGTAGATGATTCAGCGCTCTCCAAGATTCAAGGTATTGGACGGCTAACTGAACTTCAAGAATTGGATAGCTTCATTGTTCGAAAGGGGCAAGGATTTATGATACGAGAGTTGAAGAACATGCGAGAGCTCACGGTGCGATTGTGCATCCGCGGCATCGAGAATGTGAGAAGCAAGGAGGAGGCGATGGAAGCCAGATTGATGGACAAGAAACACCTGGGCGCCTTGGTGATCGAAGGGAGAAAGGTGCCCAAGTTTGCTCTTGAAGGACTGCAGCCACACCGAAACATACAGGAACTAACCATCAAATTCTACCAGGACCAAGTTTTTCCTCACTGGGTGCTGCAGCCAGATAACTTGGCCAATCTCTTGCATATAAATCTTGAAAGCTGCCGCTTGTTGTCTACCCTTCCAACATTGGGCCATCTCCCTATGCTCAAGCTTCTCAGTCTAAGAAAGCTGCCCTCAGTAAAGCACATCGATGGCACATCCTTCGGTTGTTTTCCATCTCTTCAGGAGTTGGAGTTTCATTGGGTGGAGCAATTGGAGGAATGGACAGAGCCagacgcagcagcagcagcagaactTCATGCTCATGGGTCGTCGTTGTTCCTCAGATGTCTCAAGAAGCTCCATCTTGAATCCTGCCCGTCACTGAGACAGTTGCCACAGCTTCCATACTTATCTGCATTGAAAGAGCTGAAGATCTCCAAGCCTGGAAGCTACGTTCTGGCATTACCAACCTGTACACAAGTCTTGGAATACCTCACAACGTTGAAGATTGAGTATTGCCACCACAGCGTTGTACTGTCTGCGCATCAATTCAAGTCCCTGGAAAATCTCGAGCTCATCAAATGTGAAGGGGTACGTTTGGCTGATGGCTTCCAGTGCTTTGGCAACCTTAGAAGCGCACGGGTGGAGAGTTGTCCTCAACTCTTAAGTGCCACCGCTGCCTTTGTCTCGACTGGTCTTGGGCAAGaatcacatgagaagaagcagcagcaggagcaggatGCCAATCTTCTAACCAACCTCAGAACTGATGACAGCTTGATGACCGGAGATTACTTCAGGGCGATGGGAAACCTCCCATCACTTCACAATCTGTTGTTCTTCGACATACCCAATTTAACACATTTTTCGGAGGAGCAGGAACTATGGTTTCAGCAACTGACCTCACTGGAGTGCCTCTCCATTGTAAGCTGCTACGCGTTGCAACGCCTCCCTTCTTCCTTGGCTGCTATTCCATCCATCAAGACACTAGGACTTTTTAGCTTGCACAATCTACACTCCTTGCCGGATGATGCTCTTCCTCCGACGCTCCAAGAGTTGCATATCAGCCACTGTACTGGAGATCTGAATATTCGGGTATCTAAAGATGGGGCCGATTGGCCAAAGGTTGTTCATGTTCCATACATCAAAGTTGACGGTACAGTTATCCAAAACATATAG